The Lathyrus oleraceus cultivar Zhongwan6 chromosome 5, CAAS_Psat_ZW6_1.0, whole genome shotgun sequence genome includes the window AAAAAGAACCCATTGTGGGTGATATGTATCCGACACATTATATCACATTGTAGTTGAAGAACTTTGAAAATCAAATGGTTATGGTAAAAACCAATAAAGGTTCCAATCAGATTTTGGTAAGAGATTAAAATATAAAGAGTATATTTCATCATTATATAGCGAATAAGGCACGTTAAGCTGTCAACAACCAACATGTAATATAAAAAATCCTTAAACATGATATATGATTGTATAATACTATTCATTTAGCATATAACATAATGTCCCAAAGTCAAATGATAGAATTAAATAGTGGCCTCTAGCATGTCTCTAAGACAAAAGATTTCGACTAGAGAAACACAAACAGAGACATAAAGAAGGTGCAAAAGGAGGTGACACACGCAAAATGTTTCAATTAGACACCAAATGCAGAGTCTTGTCTTTATAATCGCACATCTAATGAAGCAAATAAAGCACATTGCAATTTGCAACATTAGCTTATGCAAGTGGGAGAAGAGGTATAACAACCTATTAAAATGGAATCACCCGTGTTTTGTAATTTTAATTTGGCAGCTATATATGCAAGGGGGCATACACAGGGAACACCTTAGAATCAGCTTATTGAAGTGAAACATTTACCGAAAACACTTGCGGGAAAAATGAAAAGAAAACACACCTCAAGATTGCCTGATATTGGGGACGCATGCAAATGGCTGTGCAACCACTTCCTTGTCCTCATATGCTGAAATCTAACTATTGTGCCACTTTTAATGGTGTCGCCTTGTTTAGCTGAAGTTCCAGGCTCAGGCCTAACAATCTGCAAAACAATAACGCACATATCCAAAGTCAAGAACCAAATGCCCAAAACCAATATCAACACAAATCATCACAATAACAAAAATAACCACCTGGATATTAAAGGTCCGTTTGAATGAATTTGTTTTAAGCTTATCTACTGATATTAATACTAAGGAATGTTGAAAAACTTACGGAAACATCTTATAATATGTATATAAATTGTTTTCATCTTATTGCATAAGATCCCCGGATAACTTATTAATTATAATCAATATAGTAACAATTCGACATTATAGCTTATAAATAAGCACTTATGTGTTAAGTGTTAGTCCTATAAGTGCATAATTAATCAGTTTATCCAATCATAGCTTAAACAAATAGAAAGAAGAGATTATATTACCCAGTAACTGTTGGAATCATCAACCGCAGGAAAACCAGTAACCGATTGCTGTCCACTGCCAGAACCATACGGCACATCATGAGAATGCAACCTAAATTTCGTCTTCTCATGCATAAGCTTTATAACCGAACCATAAGTAATCTGAACCTATACAATTTCCAGATCAAACCAAACCAGTAACAAAAACAACACTTAGTAAATTTGCAAGATCTCTAACCCTAGACAACGAAATTGAAATCGAAATTGAAAGCAAcgaaaatttaaaaaaaaaaaaaaaaacctcGACGCCTTCGGAGGAAGCTGCGGAAGCAGAAGCGGTGGAAGACGGAGAAACGTCAGGATCGAGAGTGAGAAAGAGAAAAATAGCGAGAGCGAAGAATCCAAGAGCCATTACGAAGAGAAACGCGATGAACCAGTTACGTTGCCAGATCGGAAGATCCGATTCGGAATGGACGGTTGATTCTCTGTATATGATTCGGGTCGACCCGGTTTGTTGcgaagatgaagaagaagaagaagaaggttTTCTTCGTGATAGTCCTCCCTGGTGTTGTGACCCTGAGGAAGCCACTGTGATAGAAATAATTTAGTGCATTCCACACTTCACCGTGAAAGAAATTTCGTTTGCGATTTGGTTATGTTATGGTGGTGATTGTGATGGCTTAATTCAACCCCTTCTTGCACGGTAACGTAACGAGTCGTTTCGATGGTTGAATGGACTTTTAGATGTACGTTTTGTGACATGGTTTGGTCCAATTGATAACGTACACGTGGATATTAGTGTTACGTGTATGCTTTTCAGTGGTTAGTTAGATTTTAGGGAAAATAGTACTTCGTTTTTCTATTTCACATCCTATGAAATATTCTGAAAAAAGAAAATTAACTTCGTCTAAATTATGTTCATTCAGTACTTTATTGACAATAATAAATATACACCTTTTTTATACACTTCTATTCATTTATTTAAAGTATGTAGTTGTTTAAATTTTTCATTAATTCAACTATTTAAAGAGAAAAAATATATACATCCAtagaataaaataattttatacCAACAATTAATTATCTGTCAAATCATATTTATATTgttaaataatatttttttattaaatgaCATGGTAATATTTTCTTTAATCTTCTATTTTATAACATGAATTAAATTACTTTTTACATGTAATTAATTTCATATTGTGTAGGTGTATAAAAATGGAAAATACTAATGAGTTACTTGGGATACAGGTCAAGGGATTAAAAAAATAAGTTGAAGATTATTTAAAAGATTAAAAAGACaagttttttttaaatatgtgTATTCAATGTattgaaaaacaaaaataattaacttttTAACGAATATTGTGTGTATTCAcataaaatattttctttattatgaATTCTTAACCAGTGTCCCGGGAGCCTGGTTAGCATGACCcatattttatattttttgttAATCCTAAATTTTAAAGAAGGATCAATCATATACTGGTTCACAAAAGAACTTATTAATTATTTTAGTTTTAATATTATAATCtatattttaataaattttatgAGATGTGAGGTTAAATAGGAGAAAATGTTAGACTCATAAAAAGGGGTTGGGGTATTTGGTATGATGTTTTTGTTAACAGATACAAGTTGAATATTGAGGTTTAAAATCAGGGGTTTTTAGTGTTTTAAATTGGCAGAAGGATATTTATAATTTGGAGGTATGGGGTATGCCGCATCAAACGAGTATTCAGTGAAAGAAATTGTCATGCCCTAAATTTTGTCATGCATTCATACTTATCACTATTAAGTTAGTGATGTGCATTTTCTTTTCATACATGCACTCATGGTGGTTTTATGGATAAAGGCAATGTTCCATTTTCTTTTAAATTCATGCATACATCTTTGACTGGattattcaaatcattttttccTTTTCATTCACACTCAAACAATTGAAGTTTGAATTCAATTAAAACATAACATTCATTTTCTATTCCCATTAGGTTCAAATATTGCATTGCATTAGAAACATTAACCCAAAAAAGTTACAAATTAACATTTTACATTACTTTGAATTTTGGTACATTTTGAAGTTTTTACATTCATAGAACTAAGCCTAAAAACCTAAAAAAAAATACTAAGACCTAATGTTAATCTATCTTCAAGCCTTCATTTGGTTCAAGTTGCTCCATGATCCATCATCAATTCATATCTTCTTCAAGTCCTCTTCAATCTATTCCATCCATAAGTAGATTTTTTCATATCATGCCACACAACAAACCCAGTGCACCAAAAAGACAATTGGTCAATAACACAAGCCATATCACTCCATATTCCAAGTTACACAAGTATGTTAAACAAGGAAAAGTAATGCCAAATGACTTATGCAAACAAGTTAGTCAATGCAATATGTCAAAACATTATATGCATAAAGAAATAACCAAGGCCAAACATTATGCAACAATTGTGACTAAGACATTAACATAAAATTTGCAGTACAAAAACAAATCCAAAATTCGAATGTTCATCAATCCACACCACAATTCTACTGCAGTAAAAAAATAATTTATCTCATATTTTTACCACAACCAAACATTCACTGCAACAACTAAACAGAAGCCAATTCAAATTTTATCATAACATTTCTACTATGGTAAAAAAGAGAACAAACAAAGGCAATGCAGTTGGAAGTTCACAGCAGTATAAGTGACAACAGAAATTCAAAAAACTCAGTGCACATGCTCATTCAAATTTCTTCTCCACTCACTCTCAAATCCCACCATTTGAGGGATTATTTTCAATCATCTCCAACAGCTTATCACATTTATCACTCTAATCTTTATCCACTCCCAAATTGACACACTTGGAGGAAGAAATATCTTCCTCATTTTAAGCTCACACACGTACCAAAAAACCCACCCAATTGTGTTATAAATTTATCCCATTTGTATACACAAAGACAATAGAGAAAAACCTATTGATAGCCAAGGAAACCCCTAGAATCTGAATGATACTCAGAGCCTAAAATTCAATCAATTCTCTAAAAACCCTAATATTCACACTCAGAGCACACCTCCCTAATTGTTGGGAGCTTCATATTATAAGTTCTCCAAACAGTTGAGTTGGACCACTCACACAACATCAATTCATAAGCAACCAAAAATGCAAAGTGAAAAGAAGGAGTAGAATGGGCTTAAAAGGCAAAGAACAAAGAATAGAGGACAATTAGGATTTACATGGGAGAGTCTTCACTTCGGTAACATCTGGAGGTATCCTTTCGCTTCCTTTAATTTTTTGCATCTCTTTGACTTAATAGTTGTTGATTGTTGGGTGTAACTCATTTCCCCTTTGTTAATTTTTGGCTGAGTGTGGTTGATTGTTGCGTTTGTGTTGATTTTGATTGCACGTGcatggccatcagatctgccacctcaactaataagggagatctgatggcccttgttttttctaattttattttaatttctgattttattttaaatccacttattttgattaattcatattaaattcatttttaattgaaaaaatatgggactttcaccaaaaatctttaaatattttcctcttccataatttgaataaaaatcattttttgggttaattttaatatttttgtgaattaattgattttggacttgtttttaaatattttaaaatacttctgactttccaaaaattccatttttttgtctaagatcttttgaccttgtttgacctaggataaatccattggacatttatttgatgatttgaagggatttgaggttttgtccatttaaaaatgcattttaatttattttttaattggttaattgtttaaaaatattgttgagccttttgtttgactttgtgatgtttgactttctgtttggccttaATCATGGctgatttgaacttccatttgatcaatactattggattttgggggttgatgaaatgtacatttcatcccccaaaatgaatggatagtattgataAGATGAAATTCCTcatatgatcaatttgggttctcatttccccttccctcttcatcttcatccctattcttcctcaatccatcattgaccaatgaattctcttcaaatcaaaatgctagttgattcatcaatgacctcGTGTCAGATGAATCACCATGAGCCTGACTGAGATAGGTTCTTCCCACTTTATTTTTtagtgtggtatgttttaggagtttggttctttataccaagtatctaacatgcattaacaccaatataTTTATTGCCCaatctcagatagttgtgacttctacataagtccaattacgattgcttagaatagagctaaatttgtcccaaaagacataacattcttgtaagtgagattgtgagtctcccattcttcatggcattgtatgaaGACTTGAACTTTTTTCCATTCATGAaagctagtgacatacttgttgatttatccaagttggagcccttctcatggatgatgtcttggttcatgttttcttacttgtgaatgaatggttgagtgttctccaaggaatgacttaaataattgaACTCTTCACTAACACCTGATTAACTTATTATTAATAttgatttactttcaagtcatttacttaatgcaatttaaattttagtacctttatcattccttgccatttacatttcatgcaagatgtttatgtttcagtccttttcactttgctcacttgagtcatatcttgtgactgtatatattgtgtgtttgtgatttttttttgtggtcttaggaccttaaaatacctaataataacaaaaaccctaaaaaatatcttggtggactgttggacttgatctgaacttttggacttaggataggcaatcttccctatgctttgaggatttggccaatgccactatctgaAATTAAGCCATCCTTGACTGTGCCTTTCATCTAATGCAAACCTTGAGTGCTCCTAGTTCATCTTTCACTTTGCATATGTGCTTGATTATTATACTGTTATTATTGTTaatgtctgatgattgtttctgagAGTATGCCAAGGAATATTTCATcgatacattggaagacattgaagatTGATAGCTATTGaagtgcttgcttggatgttatgactatctttatttgatgccttggtcttcatatgatttgcttggatgtttgcttgtgcttattgcttgctcaaaagttcaaaggaaatgggtttctatctgacattcttgtctcGTGGATTTCATCtcattgatcagatcttttcaactcttaacttttaatttttgtgtaggatagtcccttcatctcctcccacttctttaattttaaaatatttccctcttttcaaaaccttctttgcttgtgatttcaaacttagacatcTTTTAATAATTAGAtactttggccttatgccattgaattttcaaacacttttcttaaatcaaacttgtgaatgaacttaatcatattgactttaatttcaaaaagacaaaaacaactgacaaccccattcaaatctttgtccattttgtgcctttttctttcaaaacttttattaaaactaattcactaacttctttgaattttttaccatgaactacggggttttggtccctcatttttatgttggtacgtaggcataagaccgaaggtcttgtcaaacacaaaaatataattaatgaattcttttctcattcccccactctatattttttatcaaacatcattttgaccaaaacacttgcacacaaaaaatggctccctatgagtacctaggacactttgggcgctaacaccttccctctgtgtaaccaacccccttacctgtaatctctgacattttattagttttgatttgaaaacttcttatctttgggttttgttagtacttttgccctttcctttggaaacaataaaagtgcggtggtgactctggttttaccgacgtcaagtttatccatagcttgatggtcatgaatttaccgctacaatgtGCTTAGTGTTTGGTCTTGTGATTCCCGCAAAATTCAAGACCCCGGATTTCGATAAGTATGTGGGTCACTCATGCCCTAAAAGTCACCTTATTCTGTATTATTGGAAAATGGATGCGCACGTTGAGGATgataaacttatgatacattgcttccaagacaacttgaggggtgctccctctaagtggtacttaatccttgatcaaagtagaattcgttgtttccaagacttatctgatgCTTTTATCTAGCATTATaaatataacatggatatggGCCCAGATAAGAGGCAATTGTTCAacatgtcccagaaagataacGAGACTTTTAAGGAAAATGCTTaacgatggagggaagtggcctcgcaagtcgaaccaccccTTCTTGAGGAGTTAGCAGATTGGTTCATGAATACAGTAAAGCATATGTTATATGAAAGGATGGTGAGTAGTGTATCGATAAGTTTCTCTGACTTGGTTGTTGTGGGCATAAAAGTCGAGCTTGGATTgaaaaatggaaaaatgataaCCACCACTGATACATCAGGTAATAATGTCGAATAGTTTTTCAGAGGTtttcaaagaaagaaagagggtgaaacaAATGCAGTGTCAACCAGTAAAAGAAGGAGTCACTCGTGGAAGAAGCAACAACAACAAATTGCTCAACAATAACCAACTTATCTAGTGCAGTATATCCAAAAACCGTATAGCAGTCATATCGACTTTCAACCAATCACAGGCTCCTATCTATCAACCTGTTCAACAAGAACCAGTATACCAACAATCACCTACGACACTCGTTTATCAATAGTCAAGGGCATAAGCCCCTTGTCTGCAAAATCTTCCAAATCAGAATAGGGTACAAAGAGGTAGACCTTCTTTCGCTCCGATCCCTATGACATATACTGAGTTGTACCCATCATTGCTGCAAAAAGGGTTGGTGACTCCTAGACCTTTAGGTTCTCCACTAAATCCTTTGCCTCCATGATATAATCAAGatgcccattgtcctttccatgagGGAGATCTTGGGCACGATTTGGAAGGATGTCATGCTTTAAAGCATATAGTGCGAGAGCTGGTTGAGAAGAAGATCCTTTCATTCCGAGATGTTCGACCCAACGTAAAGAGTAACCCTCTGTCGGTGCATGGTACTGTTAATGCCATTGAAGATGTATATGACgtttttataataaaaaatgttgAAGATGTTAAAACTCCATTTCTAGCACTCCATGCAAGATCGGTGGGAGTTAGTTTGATTGATACATGTCACAATAACTGTGAAGAATGTGTCATTTATCTAAGAGGGTGTAAATTGGTACGAGCCGATATTCAAAATTTAATGGACCAAGGTGATTTACACGTTTGTGGTCCTGCAACAAATGCAGAAATTTCAGTAATTGAACCCTTTTTCAATCTACTAGAACCTGTTGAGATAACTTATCAAAGATGGGATGTTGATCCATCACCTGTGGTAGTCTGTATGCCTACCCCTTTTCCCTTCGAAAGCACCAAGGTCGTGCCTTAGAAATATGACATAACTATGGTAGACGAAGTGGTAGATGAAGAACCCAAAGATGTTGAATGTGAGAATAGCTTGGAGTATGTTTATGCTAATATCACAAACATCACAGGGATGGGCATaatgacccgtagtggtcggaTTTATACCCCTGATTTCAATATAATCCCTTAAGAATCGACAAAGTAAGTTACAACTACAGTTCCTGCCCAAGAATCTGGAAGGGTACAGTCAGCGGTGCAATCTGGTGAAGCAAttgaatttctgaaaatgataaagaaaagcgactacaagatAGTCGATCAACTACATCAAACACCGTAAAAAATATCTATCATATCCTTACTTCTGAACTCccaagctcatagggaggctctactgaAAGTGCTTGCTCAAGCTCATGTTACTCAAGATATAACAGTTGGCCAATTCAACAGGGTGGTCGCCAATACCAAAACTTGCAACACTCTAAGTTTCAGCAATGAAGAGTTGCCCAAGGAAGGACATAATCACAATTGTGCCTtgcatgtatccataaagtgccaagaagataCTCTGGCTAGGGtcttagttgacactggatcatcccttAATATCTTTCTAAAAAGGGTGCTTGATAAATTATCTTACCAAGGTTCGGAGATGAAACCCAGTGCGCTCGTggtgaaagcatttgatggttctcgtagGACAATAGTTAGGGAGGTAGAGCTACCAATCCAAATCGGACCACATGTATTCCCCATCAttttccaagtcatggacatcaATCCCTCTTATAGCTGCCTTTAGGGATGTTCGTGGATACATGTTGCTGAGGCAATGACTTCTACTTTGCATTAAAAATGAAGTTTATCGTCAACAACAAGCTCGTCATTATCTCAGGTGAAAAAGATTTCATCATTAGTCAACTCTCCTTTTTTCGTTATATCAAGGTTGATGAAGATGCCTTAGAGACTTCTTTCCAAGCACTTGAAATAGAAAATGCCACACTTGCGGAAGTAAAAGATCCTGTTGAGAAAGCCAATTTGTCGTTTGCCTATTTGAAAAGTGCAAAgtcagcagttgaaagtggatGCCCTGCAGGTTAGGGGGAAAGTCATCAATGTCAGCGAGAAAAATGATCATTTCagtttggggtacaagccttctgctaaGAAAGGAGACCTGGTCGCTGCAAAGGACCGCATACAGAGCATTCAAGAAGTCCTCCTAAGCACAGGTTTTATCCATGGGGATCAAGTTGGTGCAGTTAAAGATGCCACTAAAGTTGGAGAAGCATAAAGTTGGATATACCATTGTGAAGCAACCTTAACAAACTGGGAGGcagttgagattccagaagtttttcctgtgtcaaagtaattgtgttttcctttgtttttttttcaaaattcttagctctgcccaaggctaacAGATCGTTTGTAGGGCCgctttaaatttcaaaatcattatgacaaataaagag containing:
- the LOC127087775 gene encoding stromal cell-derived factor 2-like protein, with the translated sequence MALGFFALAIFLFLTLDPDVSPSSTASASAASSEGVEVQITYGSVIKLMHEKTKFRLHSHDVPYGSGSGQQSVTGFPAVDDSNSYWIVRPEPGTSAKQGDTIKSGTIVRFQHMRTRKWLHSHLHASPISGNLEVSCFGGENDSDTGDYWRLFIEGSGKTWKQDQKIRLQHVDTSGYLHSHDKKYSRIAGGQQEVCGIREKRADNIWLAAEGVYLPVTESKQVE